The Lactuca sativa cultivar Salinas chromosome 2, Lsat_Salinas_v11, whole genome shotgun sequence genome includes the window TTCTTATTCTAAATGATTTTTGTGACATATATTGTTTTAAATGATGGTTTTCTATTGTTAATAATACACAACTCCAAATGCATTGTTATGCATTAAAGATTCTGATAAGGAGAAGTTGAAGCCTGCATATATGCTTTTACATGGAAGATTAGAAAGAGCTGGAAGAGCCAAAAACTTACCCTAAAAAGTCAAAGATAGAGTCAAAGGTGTGGAAtcacatcaagaaaacacccctTCAGCCTCAATCATAGCAGTTGGTGATTTTGTAAGTTTCTTcattattatttgtattattattcttataatttgtTATGTGTTGACTAATGTTTATGATTTCACATTGCTCACTTCTAGAAAGATGGAGGATGAATTAAGACATTTATTGTGTAGGAAGCTTCATTCTATTCGTTGGAGTGTTTCCCATATTGCTATGTATCAAGTTATGTAAGTTGCATATGAGAATCTTGAAATAATAAGATAAAGAACACTATTTACCGAATTACCCATGAATTAACAGTTTATTTGTTCTATATAGGTAGATTCTGTAGATCAAGAAGTTGAAATCCAAAAGTCTACAAGTTACATGGTATGCCATTTATCACATGTAAATGTGTAAATATGTAtgttatcattttttatttttcatattctGAAATTGATGAaatgaaatgttaataaaataaatatttattcagGTTTTCTTATATGGAGGAGTTGGTCCATTAACTTCAGATGTTTCCATTGCAGGAATTGCCAAAGCTCTTAATGTTTGTTTGGTGAGTCATTtacattttattttctttttattttatgaaatatataattttggattttaatttgaaatgttataataataataataataataataataataataataataataatacaaaatacTATCAAAATTTCACCAAAGACAATCGTTAAAAATGACCAGGATCTCCGTCCCATatcatttaattatttatttctcTGTGGCCACTTCTTTGGACATTAGGTGTGTAGAATTTTGTAATGGATTTAGAAAAAGATATTACTCATGTAGCGATCAATCATGCAtggtaatttcttttttttttttttttccatttctaATATGTTAGGGGTCATGGGAGAACAAAGCTTGAGGTCGAGGACGTGGACGCGGCAATCGTGTTTGGAATCAAGTTGTTTGCCGGCATCGACGGTATGAATCTTcggaatagtgaatttacgatttTTTTGGCAGAATTGGTCCCTGTAAAGATATGACACTTCTGCTCATTACAGtcaaaatttttatattttttcataaaaacatgaaaaaatcggTCCGGAACAAAACACAGACTTTTCATCATTGCACTTTCTATgtctgtcatatttatcgatCCGGAAACAACATCGAAAGCTTCTGACCCGGCGTAGCGGGGGTAACCTttctattttataattaaattgttAACTAGGATTAATATCTAATAGTGTTTCTttgaaaagaatatatatatatatatatatatatatatatatatatatatatatatatatatatatatatatatatatatatatatatatatatgacctaGACACATCGATTTATTGATTAAAGGTTAACAATACAACAAAAAGATATATGTAACATGCATCTCATATATAAAGTTTTATATCGGCTCACATAATTTTGCTTGAAACTAGATAAATTTGGTTAAAAAGTTCTCTGCTCTCCTATTATTCTAAAAGTTGCATTCCTTTGCTTAAACATcaacaccaacaccaacaccaacaTCAAAATCCGGACCGAAATTGAAACTAGGACCAGGGCCAGGACCGAAATTGAAACCAATACTAGCATCAATATCACCACCGAAACCATTGAAACTGAAACCAGCACTAATACCAGTTCCCCCACTAGCACCTACATCACCAGCTCCTGCACTAGCACCAAAAACAACAGTACCTGCATCCGCATCCCCACCCGCACCCGCACCCGTATTCCCACCCGCACCCGAACCGGCACCAGCACCGGCACCGGCACCGGCACCCGCCCCCGCCCCTGCACCCGCACCGGCACCCGCCCCTGCACCGGCACCGGCACCGGCACCCGCCCCCGTCCCCGCACCCGCACCCGCACGGGCACCCGCCCCTGCACCGGCACCAGCACCCGCCCCCGCACCCGCACCCGCCCCGGCACCCGCCCCTGCACCGGCACCGGCACCGGCACCCGCCCCTGCACCGGCACCCGCACCGGCACCGAAATCAAGCTTTTCTCTAGTATCACCCATGAACACTCTTGTGCGCATCACTCCAATATTATCAGCATCCTCAATATTGGCGAAAACCGTAATATCATTATCTAACATGTTATGAAATTGAACTGATGCCTTTTCCTCACCAACAAGCTTTCTGTCACATACATTACCAGTTGTGCAAATTAAAAGCAAAAAGAATGCATGAACAAAAGGCTTTACAACCGCCATAGAGGCTTTAACGAATGTTTGATAAAGTGATAGCAAATTAACATGTATATATAGGGCACAGATTTAATAAGATTCTGAAATGTAAGCACAATAACCATTACTTTTCTATCCAAATTAAACCGAACATAAATATTAATATTTCATGTGGTGTTCAATACAACTAACTTCTATGATGTAATTGATAAAACCATCCAATGTTTTTTCTTTCAATTAAAAATGTAATTCTAagttttttatgttattattgtgATAACATGATAATAACTCtaacaaaatcatcaaaatttataTCCCGTCTTTTATAGAGTAATTCTAACCACGCGAATCGGAATTACACGACGATTTAAGTGATTTGATTTGGAAATATCAAATCATTTCTCTATTTATCTATGAACttataaaaacacattttaaaataatacatttatttATGGCCCTATaactaatatataaatttatacttAAAATTTGACTTTCTATTCTATTGACTCAATATTTTAAAATGGTTatataaaaatatcaatttcatcctTATTATTTCCTAAGTTTTTATGTTTACCATTCATAATATACATAATCATATTTTCTTTaactaactttaaaaaaaaaactaatttttttacttatttttatgtatgtatCGGTATAAATTCGAGATGGTCAACGTTTCAACGTAAATTTAAGACTTTTGTTCATTAATTTTTTCATATACGTATCCGTGAAAAATAAAGTTTGTCTACGTttcaatgtaattttttttacgtTTCCGTGCTTACTTGAATGTATTTTTCCTACATATGACTCGGATCACATATAATACGTTTTTGATTATTTAAACTTCGGTTTGTTAACTTAAAAAAATTACttactta containing:
- the LOC128132368 gene encoding uncharacterized protein LOC128132368, with translation MAVVKPFVHAFFLLLICTTGNVCDRKLVGEEKASVQFHNMLDNDITVFANIEDADNIGVMRTRVFMGDTREKLDFGAGAGAGAGAGAGAGAGAGAGAGAGAGAGAGAGAGAGAGARAGAGAGTGAGAGAGAGAGAGAGAGAGAGAGAGAGAGAGAGSGAGGNTGAGAGGDADAGTVVFGASAGAGDVGASGGTGISAGFSFNGFGGDIDASIGFNFGPGPGPSFNFGPDFDVGVGVGVDV